The following proteins are co-located in the Solanum pennellii chromosome 1, SPENNV200 genome:
- the LOC107028824 gene encoding inactive protein RESTRICTED TEV MOVEMENT 2-like — protein MENGNKDNCSCCSNSRIHEDFMPTSELVHGNDYDTLLLNLPGFKKEEVKIQLCKRTGILKINGQRPVNKFLGFQKDIPVSKNCDKSKINARLVNGILYVRHPKLIISSQKYENDLPTSTNIEPKQDKKKTKLDEPSEQDNAEKQNNTSPKSNEQTQVVQRNESMKDDATTTRTSSDIFAKLKVSRQVMNIALAALVVLGIGGYVMRFPKKAKE, from the exons ATGGAAAATGGAAATAAAGATAATTGTAGTTGTTGTAGCAACTCAAGAATACATGAAGATTTTATGCCAACATCAGAATTGGTTCATGGAAATGACTATGATACCCTTCTCCTTAATCTTCCAG GTTTCAAGAAAGAAGAAGTGAAGATTCAATTATGCAAAAGAACAGGAATTCTAAAGATAAATGGACAAAGGCcagtaaataaatttttaggcTTTCAAAAGGACATTCCtgtttcaaaaaattgtgacaaaagtaaaataaatgcAAGGCTAGTAAATGGAATACTTTATGTTAGACATCCAAAACTCATAATTTCatcacaaaaatatgaaaatgactTGCCAACCTCAACTAATATTGAACCAaaacaagataaaaagaaaacaaaattagaTGAACCAAGTGAACAAGACAATGCTGAGAAACAAAACAACACTAGTCCAAAATCCAATGAACAAACACAAGTTGTTCAACGAAACGAATCGATGAAAGATGATGCCACCACGACGCGTACTTCTAGTGATATATTTGCAAAGTTGAAGGTGTCAAGGCAAGTGATGAACATAGCTCTGGCTGCATTGGTGGTTCTTGGTATTGGTGGCTATGTAATGAGGTTTCCAAAGAAAGCAAAAGAATGA